One Arachis hypogaea cultivar Tifrunner chromosome 18, arahy.Tifrunner.gnm2.J5K5, whole genome shotgun sequence genomic window, TATTATTAACTTCCATCTATTTGACTCAAATTATCTCCTTTTTTTACTAACTTTGAACAGGATTCATGTTTCTTGAGTCACAAGGTGCCTTTAGAGTATATTAATTTACTAAGAATGGTGTTTGCAGCTACAATGCATAGGTTTCTTTTACCTTTCCACCCTCTTTTGAACCAGTGCCATTTGGTACGTTTGGTGTCATCACTGCAAAAGCTTGAGAAGGATATTAGAGTTGAAGTGGAAGCCAAAAACTATGTTAAAATCCCTGACCTTCTCATTCCCTTAGAGTCCTGCCATAGttcaaacaataatcctttttctttcttttcttcattttcccAGAACATGCAAATGCAAGTCATTGATAAAATGTTGCAATCTTTTATACCTCTTAGACCTCGCTCTAAGCCTAAGATAGCCCTTTCTTTCTTGCTAACTTATACCCTCCAAAGTTCTCATCCACTCCCAATTGCACTTGCTATCCTACAACGGACTCTGCATTCTGGCTGCTTTCCAGTTCCTCAGACACATGTTCTCCTCACTTCTGCTTGGTTGGATCACCGGTGTCTCTCTCATTCTGTAGCTAATGTTTTGCTTGAGATGCAATCAATTAGATATCATCCTGACTATCGTTAGATGCGGGAGGAAGAGAAGGTTCATTCGAAGCAGAATTATTTTCAGCATTATCATTCCTAGGTAGTTCTTGGTTGATACTTTCATCCATACCTAAACATTACTAGCAATCCAATCCAATAATCTCAACTCTCAAGTTCACAACAAACAACAAAATCCAGTtcagtaaacaaagcaaaatcagTTCAGTAATCAGTAAACAACAATTATTAACCAAAATTCACAGTTCAGTTTTAGCAGGATCAGTTGAATCAGTTCACAGTTTCACACTACAcagttcaaagaaaaataaaatagggaGACAGAGTTCACAGTTTTAGAGTTCATCATGTCACATTGCAGTGACTTCAGTTCACACTTCACAGAGCTTCACAAAATCAAACAACTACTCAATCAAACTCATCAGGGAGACAGAGACATGCTAAactgaaaaaagaaattaaaaaaattacctgAAACTCTGGAAGCTCGAAGGCACCTTCAAGGCTTCAACATAATATGTAATAGGAAGAGTCGGAGACAGCAACGCCAAGTGACCAAGCAGTGGTGGAGCACCTTCAAAGGAACAACGGCTGTTGCGCGATGGAGGTGGCTGTTCGAAGGAACGACTGCTGCGCGACAGAGGTGGCTTGGCGAAGGAACGACGGCTGCTACGCGATTAGGTGGCTGatacaccactatttcgtggtatattttatgcttgattgagtgaattttatccactaaactcacacttattcatataattcgcatgttttacattttccttcctaattttgtgctatgattgaaaacatgtttctttggccttaaatttgctatgtttaatcccctcttattaccattcgatgccgtgatatgtgtgttaagtgttttcagagtttatagggcaggaatgacttagaggatggaaaggaaacatgtaaaagatgcaaaagtggaaggaatacaagaaactgaaggaattgctaagctgtccagcctgacctcttcgtacttaactgaccataacttgagctacagagatccaaatgagaaggttctagttgcattggaaaactaacatccggggcttcgaaaatgatatataatttgccatagtttctctgAAGATAAGCGACACGCACGCGTGCATCTGCGAAATTTCAGCGTATCAGAATTCGCCCCcaacgatttctgggctgtttttgacccagttctcggcccataaaatatagattagaggctgcagagtagaGGAATGGGGGGACACTTCTCATTAtacacaatttaggttttagatgtagtttctagagagagaggctctctcctctctcttaggttttaggattttaggattagctTTTCTTAATTTCAAGCTAAGTTTCTATCAtagtttaattagtttctcttctactcttatttgctCTAGTCCTTTAGTTTACTTATTcctcttgttgattactttatgttgccaatttagtttatgaatcctTCATGTTAGATTGAAtttcttatttaatgcaatttgaggtatttcagatttatgattgttttcttcaatttatgttattgatgctttcaattggttatttagatttattattccttgttaattttctatgtttttatgttgtaccctccaagtgtttgataaaatgcttgggagggttttaaattagctttttattaccttttggctttggttgattaattagagactcttgagtaaTCAAACTCCTTTGtcgattgataattggaatttgctggttgatttggatccctctaaagctagtccttccttaggagttgactaggacttgaggaatcaaattgattcatccacttgacttttcttcatagttagaggttaactaagtggtagcaactGACAATCCTCATCAtaactgataaggataactaggataggacttctgattctcataccttgccaagagttttcttaattattagtttattttcttaccatttactttccttgttccttaattcaaaaaccgaaaaatatacttttccataaccaataataactacacctccctgcaattccttgagagacgacccgaggtttaaatatttcggttattatttttattagatttgctttagtgacaaacaatttttgtatgaaaggattattgttagtttagaaactatacttgcaacaggaaattattgtgaattctttaccatCAATAATTCGTTCATCAGTGGCTGTTCGAATGAACGACGGCGATGGCACGACGCGGTGGCTGGACGAAGGTGAGGGACGATCGTGTGAGAGTCAGAGAGGTGTTCCCAGTTCTCACTCTCAGTTCTCAGTTTCTGAAGCTCGAAGAGAAAGGGGAGGATCGAATTAGAGATTTAGGGTTCCAGAGGCTGAAATGGCAACGTTTTGCTGCCCAGCCAAAAAACCGGCCAGGTCACGATTTGGTTTGACCGATCGGTTACCAGCCGGTTCACCGGTTCAATTTCGATTTTCAAATTTTGCAGTTTTGCTGTTTTAACCGAATCGTTTTTTGTGCGGTTcatggttcaaccggttcgaccgaCTGATCcgaaccgattttcagaaccttgtttttctgcgggtagggtttggtagggtagggtagggtttagaattttagggtgcgAGTAGAGTTagagttgagagattctcaacccgcggatagagtagggtagagttttaagaaaattttcaacccgcaggtagggttagggtagaatccaaaccctaccctaccctacccattgccagccctagGTTCAATGGTTcaacaataatttttaaatttggtggttataatttctattatgaaataaataattaacgaagatataataaatataaaataaatagaagattctagtattaatatttactaatataattatttaactatAATAAAAGTAATTTATATTGCCACTTAAAAATCCACGgagaaaaataagaaagggaaagagtTTTATATTAAAGGGAAAGAAAGGAGAATATTTGCTATTGTTGTATTTGTCTGAGGATTTGTCCTCTATTTATACATgcaaaaattcaaatattcaaaCTTCATTAATTCTCAATTTGTATCGAGAAGTTAACTTTTGAAAAGTTTGCCATCCATATTAATAGACATCCATTGTTATCATAACAATTTCTAATTAAACTGCAAATTTTGTCAGTTTACAGTTCAACCAATTCGACCGAACAATTTAACCAGCTTTTAAAATTTTGCTTTTATGTCATAATATTTTTACCGTAAGTAATATACTATAAATAAAGGATATAATTTTCAGTTATAATACtctagtaatattttttaattaaaaattcttgAAGCTAGTAATTTTTAGTAATTGTGACTAGCacgaatattaaattatttttaataaataaattttattaatttatgtatgtaaATTTTAGTAAATATGAATACAAATTGTATTGATTTATGTGtacaaattttgataaatataaatacaaatcatgtacttcttgtatACAAATTTCTGTAAATTGTGAGGATAAATTATTATTGGCCAAAGACTAATCCAAAATGATAATATTTGTTTGTTATATAACAatattgttctttatttctttactgTTCACGGTCTTTGTAAGTACACTCCAATAAAGACTTAAACCCGAAATAAGGAGATCTGTCAAGACTTACCTTATATTCCAATCTTACAAATTCAAGTTTCACGACCAAGAGAGTTAATCAGAATCTTACATCTGAAACAATATTTGTGTGTCCATGTTGTGGCACATTACCTCATTCTTTACTAAAAATCATTTTCCAAAAAGAAATGGAATTTTACCAAAAACCTGACTTTCAATTACAAAatcaactaaaaagaaaaaacgTTCTATGGTAAAATAATTTCATAAAAGAGGTAATAGATTATTTTTTTGATGTTATTAGAAATGACAATGGAGTCAGTTGGAGGCCTACTCAATGCTGCTTCGTACATTCATATCCCATTGTATACCTGTCAATAAAATTCTTAATTCTGTATTCTAACTCTACCTACATGAAACCTGTCCAGTCTATTACAAGATGAGAATCAAACAACTCTTTCTacatttatgaatttaatttgtcTAATTGTATCACATGAATATGCAGCTGTACATACTATAATAACCGATATCTAATTCCTATATATATCCTATAGAATCTTATGATATGACTTGTCTGTACAAAAATCAAGTACAAAGAATCAAGAATGAGGATCAAGGTctatgcttcttctttttcacagcAAGAATTGGTTGTATTTGCAAGTGCCTTTTGAAtgcctcattgaagaggatacgAGCATGGAAGGCTTTGATGATTGGTAGCCAAGCAAGAATGGCAATAGGTCCAAATAGAACAATCCCCATTCCATAATCAAATTCTCTAGCAAGTGCACGGGTGAAATGCCACACCCCAGTGTGCTCTATCTTTGGCCTCGCAGCTTGTGCAATCTGTAATAGAAAGAAGTGTCATATCACTTAGATTAATGATGTATTTGGAAAAGCCgaaaaaattaaacttattttaataGTAAGTACTTATATGTATAATTGCTCTTTTTTATAGTTAATCATGAAAagtgattttaaatttattttattttattttattttattttattttattttatttttgagatcTTCCAAGTTTTTATGTACTAATGCTACTTTTACAACTCTCCCAAACAACTCTTCCAACTACTAATGGCATGGCTCACATGAGGTAATAAGTTCTCAGAAGAATTGTTAGTTTAGATTGTAGAAATAATAAAACTGATTTTTATATGGTAAATCActaaataatatatgaaatttGAAGTTACAAAAAGCTTTAATGAAATGAATGTCCAAGTTTTAGTTTAAGCTTCTTTCTTCTGTCTTCCCCTCTCACCAAAACAAAAACAGCTTAAATTATGGGGAAAAGGGCTTTTACCAGCTTTTATTATGGAAGAAAGCGTCTATTTtatcaagttttcaaagtttttaatctatggaagaaaatgtatccaaGTGCAAACAATCAAAATTTTGCTCAAACAAAAAGTTACCTGTATCAAGCCCCATGCAGTTGGCATGAATGCCAGACAGCATACAAAAATGTCCATCAATGAAAGTTCACATATAACcgaaagaatgatgatgatggcaATAACTGCCACAAACAGGAATGCCTTGAAAATTCTAAATCCAAGCTGATAATTAGCACTAAATAGTTGCCTTCCTATGTTCACGGCCTGCATGGATGTTTAAAATCAAATTATGGAGTTAATAACAAGCAATGGCACACTAGCCACTACTATATAGAAGAAACATTATTTCGCTTATAAGCTTGAATAGCTACTACATAGTTCACAAACCATCAAAATTAAATCTAAAGTCTTTTTAGTGATTTATTCTGGTTACTGATGCTTGCACCTCCATAGACTAATTAAACCACCACCTGATATAAGAAATTAAGACTCTACTATCTTTTCCAAATCTGGTTCTGTACTATTGTTGAATAAATTCTATGAAAGCTACGAAGCATGGATACTAACATAGATAGGGGGGATGACATGACGCCGGATATGGGAAacactaatttcaatttttttgagATAtggacatatatataatataaattatgtttcagataaattgtaataatattttaatattttattgatatttaagTACAAACTAATTTTTAAGgcctttttaattatataaaacatTTAAGATAGTTTTtggtattaataaataaaaatatatattatcttAAAACTCATTTTAAGAATATAGGCTAAGAATAAAGTTGAGCACTACATGTAATGGTATTAGTGTGTCCAAAAcctctttatatatttttattagaaccCTTGAAGTATTGAACAATAGTGTGCCGGACCAGTATTAAATAgatttgaatcctctaaattttgaatttcactttaaaggGTAAAGTGTAAtatctcaccatttatttcataggtgggaccaagagaaaatatgagagagaaattatTCAAAGGTGAGAGATTATACTTTTTTTAtctaaagtgaaaattcaaaatttagaagatccaaattcgTGTTAAATGTATCTGACACGACACAACAACTCAACAAAGTCTACGTGCTTAGTAAGAAAGAAATTACCTTCACCAAGAGGAAAACTGCAACAATCACAATCCAAGAAAGGACATAAACAAGAAAGTTCTTGCTGTGCTGGGAGATGTCCAGGTGATAGACCAGACCGTACTGATAGATGAAGAATCGAAGCGAAAGCAATATCTCTGCCAATCTTGAAAAGAGACCAGATCGACGAAGATGCGCTTGCTCATCATCCCACCAAGAATGCCAGCTCTTATCCTGCTGAATTCCTATACCACCCTGTTGCCTGATCCATTTGTTCCACTCTTTCCAATCATCTACTGTCTTGGTCCAACTGAATCCAGCAGGATTGAAAAGAAAAGGTGCACACAACCAGGTTAGCGACATGAACCAAATGGCGTATGTTATCAGCACGTATGCCACGTTGCTCTGGTATGATCTCCTGAACATGTTATAAACAATCAACAGCAGCATCAGTTCAAACCCCTTCACAAAATGGCTTCTTGAATATAGTCTATAATTCTCAGTGAAGCTTGCATGGAAGACAACAACTTTGCGTCCGGTCGGCCTATACTTTGCGCCACCGTGCAGGATCGTCCGGCCATAGTAATGTGTTTTTGTTCCAAGGGAGAATGTGAAGAAAACAGCAGCCAGTTGCAGTTGCATGAGGACAAAATCTTTGACGGCTGTAAGGAATCCTTTCTCGAGGCCAATTTCCATCACCATCGGCAAGCCTGTGAGAAGGCCAAGCTGTATGAATGATTGTGAGGCAAGAGCTGTTTCCAAGGACTGTACATTCTTGATTCTGGCCTCAATTATAAGTGCTCTTTCCAACCCACTAAGCACCAGATATAGCTGCCCGTAGAGAAATACATATATTCCTATCACAGACATCTGTGAAGCAGTCCAATTACAAGTTGTATCAGTCAAATCTGATAGTACCAGTAATGTATGTACACATGTATCATTCAAGGAAAACTATTATGATCATAAGCTTTTGCATTGGGTTGACTATTGTAAAAAGTTTTTGCTTTTCAGCCCTATTTGATAATAGATACAAATTTTCTAATATGCTTTGACAAATTGATCAACTGTATACGTCCATTAAATAACAGAATGCTGCaactaaaagagagaaaaagagaacacTGTGATGGTTCAATTATATTACCAAGCTGCTGAAGTAAAATCCAATGGTGGTGAAATAAAAAGATAGCATTCGGAAGAAATCGAATTGACGGCCAAGGCGAAATATGTCGCGGCTTATAGTTTGCTCACTATTTCCATTTGCCACCTTGGCTTCAAATTTTGAGATCTGGTTTAGGCCTACATCACGACCTTTGCCAACTTGCAAGTATTCATGGTAGGAAATACATCCTCTTCTTAGAATAGAATTAAATCCTGCATGAATAAAAACATGAGCACTTTTTCTCTTGTATCATAAAGAATATATGGTCAGAGTTTGATGTCAAAGTCATCAATTCCTACCAGCAAAAACATCCTCACTCAAGTTAATTGTTTTGGATGCTTTGCTTACACCTCCTCTGGTGATGTGAAAGACCCTGTCAAATACATCTGGATGTCCATAGTGAAACCGCACCCTGAACGGAAGCATACATAAAAAATGGTAAGCATTTGTTGGAGTTTGGAAAGATAGCACTAGAGGAATAGGTAATGAAGATAATatacttgaatgaaaaatgtcACTGCTTGTTTATGCAATAGGTAAAAGTCAAGCAtatgaaaaatgccactttagcATTACATTAGGCTTTGCAAATAAACTTGGAAAACTCAATTGATCACATTTGCTTTCTTTACCAGTAAATGGTTAAAAAAAGAAAGTATTTATTagagtaaaagacaaataggtccatGACCTTTTAAaacgcggacattttcgtccctcaagattggaaaatacatttcGATCCCTCACGTTTTAAAACGGCGGACAATTATACCCCTCCGTCCGTTTTGGGCCAAAAACGGCAACGGAGCCAACTGACATGAAGGGGTAGAGAATGACGTGTCCGTTACACTTGCTGAAGTGGATTGGAACGAATTTTTAGTAGACAAATTCGTCCCTTAAGTGCAAAACAATTATTCTTCCCTTATTGCTGAAATTAGCACAGAAATAATTATTCACAAGTTAAATGTGAACATACAATTTAGGATCTAATCCCAATTCTGAATCCTCTTTCTTCAACCTCATAATAAAATATTACTCTTATTAATTCACCCACTCACATAACAAAAGAAAAGTCTATACAATAATCAATGCAAGCCACCAAGAACTGAATAAGTGGGTTGAATCATTGCAAAAAGCGCCTTTGACCATCCAAGAGGAAAACAGAACAGATCATGCCACTCAACTCTAAAGGATGAAGGAACAAATTCAAGGTACAAACTCAGAATTTCTAAGAACAACCAAGTTGAACATTCATAAATACTAAAACACATAAGAATGGATCCATGTATTCATTTCAAATTTATATTTAAGagttcaaattaaaaatagagcACAAAATCATTTTATCAAAACAAAATCAAGCAACTAAGAATCATAAAAGTTACATTACATAAGCAATAGaagaaagtataaaaaaaaaatcaagaatagAAAATCACACAATAATCACCATGAACAAGCGAGAGAGAATAAGTAAATACATCTTTCAACTAATGGTGCAATTTAGTAGTAAAGGACCAAAACACACGACAGAAAGAACCTACTTGTTATTGGGGCATTTCATCAAGCATGTTAAACGCAGTCATGTAAAGAAAAAATACATTGACAAAACGCATCAATTTATCATCCCCGTGAACACTACGATAAGATCAAGAGAAACCATAACCAAAAAGAAAACACCTACGACAAgttaagaggaagaaagaagcgAACCAGAGAGGcacagagagagatagagaggaaaAGCGAGCGGCGATTGAGATGGCGTAGCGACGACAGAGACTATGGCGACTGAGGGGCTTAGCATGAGCCACACCTCCCAAAGTGTTTCAAGGTCTTGTGCATGAAGAACCCCCCTCACTCGTTATGGACGATCGCACAAGCAGCGGGCATGGCTTCCACCTTGCATTTTGATTAAATAGGGCTCACTCATGCTTACGGCGTCGTTTTGCACTTAAGGGACGAATTTGTCCACTAAAAATTCATCTCAATCTACTTCAGCAAATGTAACGTACACGTCATTCTCTACCCCTCCATGTCAGCTGGCTCCGTTGccgtttttggcccaaaatggACGGAGGGATATAATTGTCGGCTATTTTAAAACGTGGGGATCGAAATGTATTTTTCAATCTTGAGGGATGAAAATGTCCACAATTTAAAaggtcaaggacctatttgtcttttactctATTTATTATTTCCGAACATGTCCATAGTGAAGTTTTGCATGGTTACCTGAGAGGATTGGCAAGAAGCCTTTGACCAATAGTGACAAAGCTGGTTTCTTGATACGACATGAACCATGCCAGAGAAGACACACTGAAGTTATAAAAGTCATTGAAAGTGAGGAAAGAAAACAGTGAGTAATGGGgacaagcaagaaaagaaatagTTAATGTGAATTTAAAATAGAACAGGGAAACAATCGAAGAAACGGAGGTAGTATTGTCTTGAGGAAATGTTTTTTATCATCTTGACATATTTCATTTACAGTTTCCATGATAGGAATCAAGATATGGTATATGATACTTTCTTGAACAGCTTAAAACCATATTCATGTATTGAAGAAATAATCTTGCTGGTTTCCAGTTTGTCATCACAATCAAGTCATTTTAATTTATGGTAGGGCTGACCTTCCTGTGAAAATATGTTCCCTTAAACCAAGTATGGTAGGAGGACGCCGCCCTTGGCACTTAAGAAATTCTTGGAGAAGGTTTCTCATTTTTAGAGCTTCTTCCAAGTAATTATCCTGTAAAATTAGATACTCGTAAGAACATAATAGAGGTGAATAAACGtgaatataagaatttaatttactaaaagaaaaaaaaaaaagaagaaaaataagcccACTTGGTTCATATCAATTGTCTGGAGGGCTTCGCCACGAGTAAATACTATTGAACTATTCTGATTTTCAGGCTTTCCTTCCCCAATATCTGGTGGACCTGGAAGCTTTATCTGATATATTGtctacaaaagaaaagcaagagCTTCTTGAAGAAATTAATAGATTCATTTGGACAAGTCTTCTCGTGTTGCAATAGAAATACCTGTTCAAAACCATTGACCACTTTAACCAGTTTAGATGAGTACACTTTGTGAGGTTTCCGTTGTATTATTTCCTCCTTTTCCTCAACATACGCGACACGGAGAGACGGATATCTACAGGTAACACACTTGCAAAAGTTATTTTATACTTGTTCCATTTCAAGGTATAAGAAAATTTTCTATTCCCTAGTAAAGCCTTACCGTATCATCAAGTCAATTATGTCTCTATAATGTGGATCATTTTTAGCCTTTTGTGATGCAAATGACTGACAGGAAACAACATACGTGTATTTCATGTCTGCAAGTGCTTCAAGATGAGCAAATAGTGCACGGTTACTTTTTTCAGTAGTCTCATAACCCTCCAGAATATCTGCATTCACGAAATCAGTTGCATGATGAAATTCGTTTGCTTGAACATTATTTGCTACTTTTTATTGCACCATAGCCAAGTACCAATAGATAATGAATGATACTTATACTTAATTACAGACCTTCATCTTCAGCCATGTCAAGAAATGCTTGTAGCTTTAAGGCTTCTCTGTAGTACATCATCCCTCTAACTGTAGTAAACAAGATTGAAATGAACATAGAATGCCTTAAAATTTTGTATTGACATgcattttttagaataaaaaactgAACCTGTTCTGCATAGTGTCTGGCCCCTGAAGGAAGCCCACTGTCTAAGATCATCTTCTAAATTCTTCTGATTTTCACAATCCATACGTTGCATAAAGTTTTTCCACTCATCTATTGAAATTGTTGTGGCAAAGTATGAGATAAGTTCAGAGAGAATGTCTAAGatgcttattcttattcataTAGCTACCTGGAAATATCTTTTGCAAGTAAAAGATGATGGAGTCCTCCTCTTTATCTGAACCAAGCTCCTTTAGGGAAAAGTTGACGTCCTCAACATAATATGGAGTAATAACACTACCATTACCAACCGTGACATATATCAGACATAGCTTTGTGATGAACTACATCGTTGGTTACTTCAACTTAAAGGTGAATTATCTTAAAACAAATGGAACACTGAATTCAAGTGTTATATTAACTTACCTGAATGGTAGCGTATTTCGCACTTTTGGAGCATCAGGCATATCTGTAAATAAAGAAGTAGCAAAGAATGATATGCGCCTACGAGCATCTATGTTAGCAGGCATGTCCATTGCTGTATCCTTCACCGTAAGTAACAAATGAAAGCGCTTGATCTGCCATGAACATCAGGGTTCTATCAGTGTAACAAGAGCAGAGTCCACATATAATAAGATGCTATTTCAGTACGTGGCTGCACTCATTTATGAACATTGTAACTATCCTTGATGATATAGGTAATAAAATATCACCTTTTCAATCACAGGGTCATTTTCTGGCAAGGGAAAATGGATAGAATTCTCATTGGCAAATAATAGTGTTTCAATATCACTATTCACTCCCTCAAATAGTTGGTCAATATCTCTGGTTAGATACACATACTCGCCCTCATTTATTTGTGGAATGTGTATCATATCCAATATTCTGAACAAATTTAGAAAGTAAATTAGAAACTAAAGCACAGGCACAACAATGTTGTAAAGATCAACAAATTCTTAAGCAACATTACCTTGAGTCAACCATCATATCATTTGTTATCAGTTCAAACATATCTTGTAAAGCTTTCACAACTTTGTACTGATGGTCTTTATCTCCGTCCATCTTATCAAATTCCATACAGAAGTTATTAGAACTTAGTTATTGATCATGTGCATTCATTAACATAAATTTCTTGGCATGATTAGGTCAAGAAATCAATTACCAGAAGTTCCGCTAGCTCAATGACCTTAGCTTGCAGAGCTGGTAGAACTTTCAAGTtgaatttcttgagaagacatGATTCTTGGATACTTTTTTCAATTTCACCAAGTATATCACATATAATCCTAAATAAACATAAATAACAACTGCATCAACAATCAtatcattttttttgttagaacTTAGATGTAGAGAAAAACAAGGAAATCCACAAAGTGCTAAGATAAGATTGCATATAACAGTGCTTGAAGTTGGGAGCTTGTCTCAAAAAGATAGTCCATATTTTACCTTTTCTCCAGATTTCCCACAACAAGAATCTCAAGAACATACTTCAATGACTCGTAGCACTCTCGTACAGCATAAAACATGTACTtgtcttttgtaatttttttagcaAGAATCTCGTCCTTTCCCTCAAAATCTTTAGCAATGGTCAAAGCTGTAGAAAACTAGTATATGTTGCAAGAAAAATTTTCAGTGAAAAATGATGTAAAGTTGATATTTGC contains:
- the LOC112770703 gene encoding putative callose synthase 8 isoform X2 codes for the protein MKKFFKNYTNWCKFLGRKNNILLPFVKQEAQQYKILYIGLYLLIWGEAANLRFMPECLCYIFHNMAYELHGILTGAISLTTWEKVMPAYGGEPESFLNNVVTPIYKVISEEVEKSKGGTAEHSVWRNYDDLNEYFWSPDCFGIGWPMRLDHDFFVVGPESKSTANNAIVLSPDKSKEKKDEEAEDATEEPPAEEIHEPQWPGKTNFVEIRSFWQIFRSFDRMWSFLILSLQTIIIIACHDLGSPLQLFDAIVFEDIISIFITSAFLKLIQAILDITFTWKARYTMEYSQKVKLLMKLIFALIWTIVLPVCYANSRRKYTCYSTKYGSLVEEWCFTSYMVAAAIYLTSNAVNVVLYLVPAFSKYMEVSNHKICKVLSWWTQPRVYVGRGMQEDQVSVLKYTLFWILVLCSKFIFSYSFEIKPLIAPTRQIMKIGVRKYDWHELFPRVKSNAGAIVAVWTPVVIVYFMDIQIWYSVFCTIFGGLYGILNHLGEIRTLGMLRSRFDSLPSAFNVCLIPPSSKRGKKKRKGFLSNIFQKMPDEKGAIAKFVVVWNQIINHLRLEDLISNREMDLMLMPMSSELFSRKVRWPVFLLANKFSTALTIAKDFEGKDEILAKKITKDKYMFYAVRECYESLKYVLEILVVGNLEKRIICDILGEIEKSIQESCLLKKFNLKVLPALQAKVIELAELLMDGDKDHQYKVVKALQDMFELITNDMMVDSRILDMIHIPQINEGEYVYLTRDIDQLFEGVNSDIETLLFANENSIHFPLPENDPVIEKIKRFHLLLTVKDTAMDMPANIDARRRISFFATSLFTDMPDAPKVRNTLPFSVITPYYVEDVNFSLKELGSDKEEDSIIFYLQKIFPDEWKNFMQRMDCENQKNLEDDLRQWASFRGQTLCRTVRGMMYYREALKLQAFLDMAEDEDILEGYETTEKSNRALFAHLEALADMKYTYVVSCQSFASQKAKNDPHYRDIIDLMIRYPSLRVAYVEEKEEIIQRKPHKVYSSKLVKVVNGFEQTIYQIKLPGPPDIGEGKPENQNSSIVFTRGEALQTIDMNQDNYLEEALKMRNLLQEFLKCQGRRPPTILGLREHIFTGSVSSLAWFMSYQETSFVTIGQRLLANPLRVRFHYGHPDVFDRVFHITRGGVSKASKTINLSEDVFAGFNSILRRGCISYHEYLQVGKGRDVGLNQISKFEAKVANGNSEQTISRDIFRLGRQFDFFRMLSFYFTTIGFYFSSLMSVIGIYVFLYGQLYLVLSGLERALIIEARIKNVQSLETALASQSFIQLGLLTGLPMVMEIGLEKGFLTAVKDFVLMQLQLAAVFFTFSLGTKTHYYGRTILHGGAKYRPTGRKVVVFHASFTENYRLYSRSHFVKGFELMLLLIVYNMFRRSYQSNVAYVLITYAIWFMSLTWLCAPFLFNPAGFSWTKTVDDWKEWNKWIRQQGGIGIQQDKSWHSWWDDEQAHLRRSGLFSRLAEILLSLRFFIYQYGLVYHLDISQHSKNFLVYVLSWIVIVAVFLLVKAVNIGRQLFSANYQLGFRIFKAFLFVAVIAIIIILSVICELSLMDIFVCCLAFMPTAWGLIQIAQAARPKIEHTGVWHFTRALAREFDYGMGIVLFGPIAILAWLPIIKAFHARILFNEAFKRHLQIQPILAVKKKKHRP